The following coding sequences are from one Cygnus olor isolate bCygOlo1 chromosome 2, bCygOlo1.pri.v2, whole genome shotgun sequence window:
- the EDN1 gene encoding endothelin-1 — MDYSHVVLPLLFVLCPGLLLAAPGAEVGSAPPPPAALHRRARRCSCSSLLDEECVYFCHLDIIWINTPEKTVPYGLGGPSRSRRSLKDMVPEMLTEASSRCRCANQKDKKCLNFCQTGKDLWAQSTVEKTLRHRNKGGNCIVPKCMNQQFVDSRKIKRLEAIGNSIKASFSIAKLKAELQKGWKLKHNRANKRQSIWESLKTS; from the exons ATGGATTACTCGCACGTCGTCCTCCCGCTGCTCTTCGTGCTATGCCCGGGGCTGCTGCTAGCAG CCCCCGGAGCTGAGGTGGGCTCCGCTCcaccgccccccgccgccctgcACCGCCGCGCCCGGCGCTGCTCCTGCTCGTCGCTGCTGGACGAGGAGTGCGTCTACTTCTGCCACCTGGACATCATCTGGATCAACACCCCCGA GAAGACCGTTCCTTATGGTCTTGGAGGCCCTTCTCGATCCAGAAGATCTCTCAAGGACATGGTGCCTGAGATGCTCACTGAAGCCAGCAGCAGATGCCGATGTGCCAACcagaaagacaagaaatgtCTGAACTTCTGCCAGACAGGAAAAGATCTCTG GGCTCAGTCCACAGTGGAGAAAACCTTGCGTCATCGCAACAAAGGTGGCAATTGCATTGTACCCAAATGCATGAACCAACAGTTTGTTGACAGCAGGAAGATTAAGAG GCTGGAGGCCATTGGTAACAGTATCAAAGCTTCCTTCAGTATTGCAAAGCTGAAGGCTGAGCTCCAGAAAGGGTGGAAGCTGAAACATAACAGGGCGAACAAAAGGCAAAGCATCTGGGAAAGCCTGAAAACATCCTAG